A window of the Lolium perenne isolate Kyuss_39 chromosome 7, Kyuss_2.0, whole genome shotgun sequence genome harbors these coding sequences:
- the LOC127314334 gene encoding uncharacterized protein, with amino-acid sequence MLCAPQVSDKRLTSHMQCKGLVRDTDNRFSEDQLVHCPVYVFPENRDNKFTVFSRGHSSDWRLAQFSSSIQEINRTSYLTSGIAATEGFELIHWLDQLNEKNMQDRDIFLKPLPNGGTTLGQQRHRKKVKNSLTTCPTCHVVANTSSGLVTAPLISYSDTLHDDAKPPKRSSKKRRNKSKHCRQATCENHSLLPELLCEERIDAASPLEVLLPDLLAEKLSDTSSSASLLVKDTHMGKDNAESSNGYVEHRTIQTLSTVESDGKDGPGCTGSSNITVGERVSCEGAPYLNVGERVQCSSEACSSKLFLPVSSERSGRRSRKTSSYNTNRVVGSNRHIHSGKDNPVSVWQKVEKLNEEKSYGAGHEDKNAQEDTNRSMDKHRCRKSCKHHSPDVPVEMELTTENSALNYCRKISRCMYKKQAPFLYAPKNCIPKMPKNHSEQIEGLSMLQQLVCAHNLDSHLVPQSTSKEACTLVIQDDAHSPCHENKVILTDLDSMNSCAEEPKDVKSFSASAHMPHKWVPIVKRDKIHFDLPEVSVVEVSVPANDVSVYANIDVQRNVSDVPASTKREGSEVATEVPAKLNSSGQPDLECHGHIETVTAFSKITEAVSDAYRAQQRAEDIQLLVGRPLADFEQFIYSASPVLHCTPCLTGCNSSSQECITDRSCFHQTADISLSSIWQWYEEPGCYGLEVKAQDLRRSKGFWNSHYQFNAYFVPYLSAVQLFGQPKRTIGKDAADTGGARSKTSSCLSSLPILAKLLPQESNQRNSPSALHIKDDQQLETIEPIFEFFESEQPFWRRQLFNKVKELIDGAKQSNCQISGDPKNLELNLHDLHPASWYCVAWYPIYRIPDGKFQAAFLTYHSLGHWVHRRSSSDQAGHGHVVLPVMGLQSYNDKGEWWFQTSRSTSEDINSTDSSCSQVSQVLRERVSTLKQAAAAMARADMPSKDRMRSRNRHPDYEFFLSWCR; translated from the exons ATGCTGTGCGCGCCTCAAGTAAGCGACAAAAGGCTCACGTCGCATATGCAATGTAAAGGATTAGTCAGGGATACCGACAACCGCTTTTCAGAG GACCAGCTTGTACACTGCCCGGTTTACGTATTCCCTGAGAACAG GGACAACAAATTTACAGTGTTTTCTCGTGGGCACAGTTCAGATTGGAGATTGGCACAATTTTCGTCTAGCATACAGGAGATCAACAGGACAAGCTATTTGACATCAGGAATTGCTGCTACAGAGGGCTTTGAGTTAATACACTGGTTAGATCAGCTGAATGAAAAGAACATGCAGGATCGGGACATTTTTTTAAAACCACTTCCCAATGGAGGAACCACTTTAGGACAACAGCGGCATAGGAAAAAAGTTAAGAATTCATTGACAACATGCCCTACCTGCCACGTGGTTGCAAATACCTCTTCCGGGCTTGTTACTGCTCCTCTGATATCTTATTCGGATACTTTGCATGATGATGCTAAGCCTCCTAAAAGGAGTTCTAAGAAGAGGCGGAACAAATCAAAACATTGCAGGCAAGCAACCTGCGAAAATCATAGTTTGTTACCAGAACTCCTGTGTGAAGAGCGAATTGATGCCGCTTCTCCTCTTGAGGTGCTACTGCCTGATTTACTGGCTGAAAAATTGTCAGATACCTCATCCTCTGCCAGCTTGTTGGTCAAAGACACCCATATGGGCAAAGATAATGCCGAGAGCAGCAATGGATATGTGGAACACAGAACTATTCAGACTTTATCAACAGTGGAAAGTGATGGGAAGGATGGCCCTGGATGTACAGGTTCATCTAATATAACTGTAGGAGAAAGAGTTAGCTGTGAAGGTGCTCCTTACTTGAATGTAGGAGAAAGAGTTCAATGCAGCAGCGAAGCCTGTAGCAGCAAACTGTTTCTTCCAGTTAGTTCGGAGAGGAGTGGGAGAAGATCAAGAAAAACATCTAGCTATAATACTAATAGAGTAGTTGGTTCTAATAGGCATATTCATAGTGGAAAAGACAATCCAGTTTCTGTGTGGCAGAAAGTAGAAAAACTTAACGAGGAAAAATCATATGGAGCAGGACATGAAGATAAGAATGCACAAGAAGACACAAATAGATCAATGGATAAACATCGCTGTAGAAAATCATGCAAACACCATTCTCCAGATGTGCCTGTTGAAATGGAGCTTACCACTGAAAATAGTGCACTAAACTATTGTCGAAAAATTTCCAGATGCATGTACAAGAAGCAAGCGCCATTTCTGTACGCTCCTAAGAATTGTATTCCCAAGATGCCGAAGAACCACTCAGAACAGATAGAAGGACTGTCTATGTTACAACAGCTAGTGTGTGCTCACAACTTGGATTCTCATTTGGTGCCACAATCTACGTCCAAGGAAGCATGCACCTTGGTCATTCAAGATGATGCTCATTCTCCATGCCATGAAAATAAGGTCATATTGACAGATTTGGACTCCATGAACTCATGTGCCGAGGAACCCAAAGATGTGAAGTCATTTTCCGCTTCTGCACACATGCCGCATAAATGGGTTCCTATTGTAAAGAGAGATAAAATCCATTTCGATCTTCCGGAGGTTTCTGTTGTTGAAGTGTCAGTTCCAGCTAATGATGTTTCTGTTTATGCTAACATAGATGTACAGAGAAATGTTTCAGATGTTCCTGCATCAACTAAACGTGAAGGCAGCGAAGTCGCTACTGAGGTGCCTGCTAAACTGAACTCATCTGGACAGCCCGATTTGGAATGCCATGGACATATTGAAACTGTGACTGCTTTCAGCAAGATAACAGAGGCAGTCAGTGATGCTTATAGGGCACAGCAGAGAGCGGAAGATATCCAACTTCTCGTTGGCAGGCCTCTGGCTGATTTTGAACAATTTATTTATTCCGCTTCTCCAGTTCTGCACTGTACCCCTTGCCTTACTGGCTGCAACTCTTCTTCACAGGAATGCATTACAGACCGCTCATGTTTTCATCAGACCGCTGATATCTCTCTAAGTAGCATCTGGCAGTGGTATGAAGAACCTGGGTGCTATGGCTTGGAAGTAAAGGCACAGGATCTCCGTAGATCGAAAGGCTTCTGGAATAGTCATTACCAGTTTAATGCCTACTTTGTGCCATATCTTTCAGCTGTTCAATTGTTTGGGCAACCCAAGAGAACCATTGGTAAGGATGCAGCCGATACGGGAGGTGCAAGATCTAAAACATCTTCATGTCTGAGCTCTCTCCCAATATTAGCGAAGCTTCTACCTCAAGAGTCTAATCAAAGAAATAGCCCGTCCGCTTTGCATATTAAAGATGATCAGCAGTTGGAAACTATAGAGCCCatatttgaattttttgaatctGAACAACCATTTTGGCGACGACAGTTATTTAACAA GGTAAAGGAGTTGATTGATGGTGCAAAGCAATCAAATTGCCAGATATCAGGAGACCCAAAGAACCTAGAGCTCAACCTGCATGATCTCCATCCTGCCTCTTG GTACTGTGTCGCATGGTATCCCATATATCGTATACCTGATGGGAAGTTCCAGGCTGCTTTCCTGACATACCATTCTCTCGGGCACTGGGTTCACCGAAGAAGCTCGTCAGACCAGGCTGGTCATGGCCATGTTGTTTTGCCAGTCATGGGTCTGCAGTCTTACAATGACAAG GGGGAGTGGTGGTTCCAGACAAGCAGATCCACTTCAGAAGACATCAACTCAACAGATTCTTCGTGCAGTCAAGTATCTCAGGTTCTGAGAGAAAGGGTGTCGACACTGAAGCAAGCCGCGGCAGCCATGGCCAGGGCCGACATGCCGAGCAAGGACCGGATGCGCAGCAGAAACAGGCACCCGGACTACGAGTTCTTCCTCTCCTGGTGCCGGTAG